The following coding sequences lie in one Sorghum bicolor cultivar BTx623 chromosome 6, Sorghum_bicolor_NCBIv3, whole genome shotgun sequence genomic window:
- the LOC8063946 gene encoding CAX-interacting protein 4, with protein sequence MPATAGRVRMPANNRVHSSAALQTHGIWQSAIGYDPYAPENNKQQPGRPSSSVSANAAAAAANDANAAASAAAASGSGSGDGNAYTSFQGLLALARITGSNSDETRGACKKCGRVGHLTFQCRNFLSVKDLDLDDADAQAAAQAKFDEIKKKAAAGGDADEASDDVEEEDEDSDSSDSDIDPELERIIAQRERARNGGRRPRQEEKSSSHRHRSSSTKRKSKHTRSRRSDDSEDEEEEGRRGRDRKKRSNRSKKHGRSDEDSSDNSDSDRQRHRKRRRSHRRSEDSLDEKDVSGGEERRHRRHCKRSHHRRDASDCNNDGSDFADDKNQSSRRRRHRRSESSGSDEDELHDHRGAKRSGQKNRDRKRS encoded by the coding sequence ATGCCGGCGACGGCGGGGCGCGTTCGCATGCCCGCGAACAACCGCGTGCACAGCAGCGCGGCGTTGCAGACGCACGGCATCTGGCAGAGCGCCATCGGATACGACCCCTACGCGCCCGAGAACAACAAGCAACAGCCGGgccgcccctcctcctccgtctccgccaacgccgccgccgcagccgccaaCGACGCCAACGCAGCCGCCAGCGCCGCAGCAGCTTCCGGATCCGGCTCGGGCGATGGCAACGCCTACACCAGCTTCCAGGGCCTCCTCGCGCTCGCCCGCATCACCGGCTCCAACTCCGATGAGACACGCGGAGCCTGCAAGAAGTGCGGCCGCGTTGGCCACCTCACCTTCCAGTGCCGCAACTTCCTCTCCGTCAAGGACCTGGACCTGGACGACGCCGACGCCCAGGCAGCCGCGCAGGCCAAGTTTGACGAGATAAAAAAGAAGGCTGCTGCCGGTGGTGACGCAGATGAGGCTTCTGATGATGTggaagaggaggacgaggacagTGATTCCTCTGATTCAGACATCGACCCTGAGCTGGAGAGGATAATTGCACAGCGTGAGCGCGCCAGGAATGGGGGAAGGAGACCCAGGCAGGAAGAGAAGTCGTCAAGCCACCGCCATAGGAGCAGCAGCACCAAGAGAAAATCAAAGCACACAAGGAGTAGAAGGAGTGATGATAGTGAGGATGAAGAGGAGGAAGGCAGAAGAGGCAGGGACAGGAAGAAGAGGTCCAACAGATCGAAGAAGCATGGAAGATCAGATGAGGATAGCAGCGACAATAGTGACTCCGATAGGCAGAGGcacaggaagaggaggaggagccatcGCAGGAGCGAGGACTCATTGGATGAGAAGGATGTGTCTGGAGGTGAAGAAAGGAGGCATCGGCGTCACTGCAAGCGGAGCCATCACCGGAGGGATGCATCTGACTGTAACAATGATGGCAGTGATTTTGCTGATGACAAGAATCAATCCAGCAGGCGGAGGAGGCACCGCCGGTCAGAAAGCAGTGGGTCCGATGAGGATGAGCTACATGACCATCGGGGAGCAAAGCGATCTGGGCAGAAGAACAGGGACcgcaagaggagctaa